One segment of Candidatus Falkowbacteria bacterium DNA contains the following:
- a CDS encoding bacteriohemerythrin gives MATNKLEWEEIYSVGVEELDNQHKRMFVVINELLEAINTNTPKDHLGNIIESLVKYKIFHFSTEEKYFKEFNYDGAEEHIKKHQEFNDKLTALKEKYSDYSIEFAFELVDFLEDWLINHLLVVDQKYKECFSSHGLK, from the coding sequence ATGGCCACTAATAAATTAGAGTGGGAGGAGATTTATAGTGTAGGCGTTGAAGAGCTTGATAATCAGCACAAGCGAATGTTTGTTGTTATTAATGAATTGCTAGAAGCGATTAACACCAATACACCGAAAGATCATCTTGGTAATATTATTGAGTCGCTTGTAAAATATAAAATATTTCATTTTAGCACAGAAGAAAAATATTTTAAGGAGTTTAATTATGATGGGGCTGAAGAACATATTAAGAAGCACCAGGAGTTTAATGACAAGTTAACTGCCTTAAAAGAAAAATACTCAGATTACAGTATAGAATTTGCCTTTGAGCTAGTAGACTTTTTAGAAGATTGGCTGATAAATCATTTATTAGTAGTCGATCAAAAATATAAAGAATGTTTTAGCTCTCATGGTTTAAAATAA
- a CDS encoding response regulator → MTEQKLKRILIAEDEKAYSRALVLKLKNSGFEAESAPDGEAALEAIKNNHFDLLLCDLVMPKVNGFEVIEEIKKQKLDLPVIVLSNLSQADDEKKARALGAIDFLPKSNITLAEVISKVKGILGVA, encoded by the coding sequence ATGACAGAGCAAAAACTCAAGCGAATATTGATTGCTGAAGATGAAAAAGCCTATTCTCGGGCTTTGGTTTTGAAATTAAAAAATAGTGGTTTTGAGGCTGAAAGCGCGCCAGACGGCGAAGCTGCTTTAGAAGCTATTAAAAATAACCACTTTGATTTATTGTTGTGTGATTTAGTCATGCCTAAAGTAAATGGCTTTGAAGTAATTGAAGAAATAAAAAAACAAAAGCTTGATTTACCGGTAATTGTTTTATCAAATCTTAGCCAGGCTGATGATGAGAAAAAAGCCCGAGCTTTAGGCGCTATCGATTTTTTACCAAAATCTAATATTACTTTAGCTGAAGTAATTAGCAAGGTTAAGGGTATTCTAGGCGTAGCCTAA
- a CDS encoding ABC transporter ATP-binding protein, translated as MHTIDKDIERSKVREVAKAFWRAIRLQKLGFYTTVFCFTISAVLSVFIPLYDKRFFDALTSGGVKTDLAPTLISIIISILIIHSAYWLLFRFGMVILSQFESKVMARLKQMAFEHVIHHSYGFFSNTFTGSLVQRINRFSRAFERLYDTFVFNFIPLLVQVIGTIIIVYFQEKIIAFIIVIWVVVTMLCNYFFSRWKVKYDIASAAADSATTALLADSMTNQYAVSSFVGSDYEAVSFKEVSNKQADATALSWQLSNAMDAVQGALWVAVEFFVFYFAIRFWQMNLISVGTFVLVQIYIIGLAQRLWDFGRIIRNVYEGYADSSEMVLTLNLPHEVKDTKNAKSLVVKKSNIIFDNVSFAFSKERPILKSISLSITGGEKIALVGPSGAGKSTIVRLIMRLYNLKQGTITIDGQDIQKVTLASLRSAISIVPQDPVLFHRSLLENIRYGRREATNEEVVAAARLAHCDEFIEQLPLKYETLVGERGIKLSGGERQRVAIARAILKNAPVLILDEATSSLDSHSELLIQDALDELMKNKTTIVIAHRLSTIRKMDRIIVLDEGSITEEGTHEDLLKKDKGLYRHLWELQAGGFLRM; from the coding sequence ATGCATACAATAGACAAAGATATAGAAAGATCAAAGGTCCGAGAGGTGGCGAAAGCTTTTTGGAGAGCTATTCGCTTACAAAAGTTGGGATTTTATACCACGGTTTTTTGTTTTACTATTTCAGCTGTTTTGTCTGTTTTTATACCGCTTTATGATAAGCGTTTTTTTGACGCACTTACATCTGGTGGCGTGAAAACTGATTTAGCCCCAACTCTAATAAGCATTATTATATCTATTTTGATAATACATTCAGCGTATTGGCTGTTATTTCGTTTTGGTATGGTGATTCTAAGCCAATTTGAGTCCAAGGTAATGGCGCGTTTAAAGCAAATGGCCTTTGAACATGTTATACACCATTCTTACGGATTTTTCTCTAATACTTTTACTGGCTCACTAGTTCAGCGCATCAATCGTTTTAGTCGAGCTTTTGAAAGACTCTATGATACGTTTGTATTTAATTTTATACCGTTACTGGTTCAAGTTATCGGCACAATTATAATTGTTTATTTTCAGGAAAAAATTATTGCCTTTATTATTGTTATCTGGGTCGTAGTAACCATGCTATGCAATTATTTCTTTTCACGCTGGAAAGTTAAATACGATATAGCTTCAGCCGCTGCAGATTCAGCCACGACGGCTTTATTAGCCGACTCTATGACTAATCAGTATGCAGTGTCGTCTTTTGTCGGCTCAGATTATGAAGCTGTTTCTTTTAAAGAGGTTTCAAACAAACAAGCTGATGCAACAGCTTTGTCTTGGCAATTATCAAATGCTATGGATGCAGTTCAAGGTGCTCTTTGGGTGGCAGTGGAATTCTTTGTGTTTTATTTTGCTATTCGTTTTTGGCAAATGAATTTAATTAGTGTTGGAACATTCGTTCTGGTTCAAATTTATATTATTGGCCTAGCCCAGCGTCTTTGGGACTTTGGTAGAATTATCAGAAATGTTTATGAAGGATACGCTGACTCAAGCGAGATGGTCCTTACTCTTAATTTGCCTCATGAAGTTAAAGATACTAAAAATGCTAAATCCTTAGTTGTAAAAAAAAGTAATATAATATTTGATAATGTTTCATTTGCTTTTTCTAAAGAGCGACCAATCTTAAAAAGCATTTCATTAAGTATCACGGGCGGAGAGAAAATTGCTTTAGTTGGACCATCAGGCGCAGGAAAATCAACTATTGTTCGACTTATTATGCGTTTGTACAACTTGAAACAGGGCACAATCACAATCGATGGGCAAGATATACAAAAAGTTACTTTAGCTAGTTTGCGCAGTGCTATTAGCATTGTTCCGCAAGATCCGGTTTTATTCCATCGGTCATTGTTAGAAAACATTCGTTATGGGAGACGCGAGGCGACTAATGAAGAGGTTGTAGCGGCTGCTCGTTTAGCGCACTGTGATGAGTTTATAGAACAGTTACCGTTGAAGTATGAAACCTTAGTTGGGGAGCGCGGCATTAAACTTTCTGGCGGTGAACGTCAACGTGTTGCCATTGCTCGCGCCATCCTAAAGAATGCACCAGTGCTTATTCTTGATGAAGCTACATCAAGCCTTGATTCTCACTCAGAGTTATTAATTCAAGATGCGCTTGATGAATTAATGAAAAATAAAACCACCATTGTTATTGCCCATCGACTTTCAACCATTCGTAAGATGGATCGCATTATTGTGCTTGATGAAGGCAGTATAACCGAAGAGGGAACTCATGAAGATTTATTGAAAAAAGATAAGGGTTTATATAGACATTTATGGGAGTTACAGGCCGGTGGATTTTTACGAATGTAG
- a CDS encoding class I SAM-dependent methyltransferase, with protein MINLMYDKFSPDSKILDLGCGQGKDLLFLAQNGFSILGIDKSDEALDHVKNKIEELKFFKARVEKINIRDYVIEQDEFDVIICQNVLNFFNKDEAINLIKDIKTKLKVGGYILLQVFTTDDPSFKNEKKFACYFEPKELSRMFNGFDIIFCFEGTLDDKAHKGFEMPHQHGLAKIVVQKI; from the coding sequence ATGATTAATTTAATGTACGACAAATTTTCGCCTGACAGTAAAATCCTTGATCTTGGCTGTGGCCAGGGCAAGGATCTTTTATTTTTAGCGCAAAATGGCTTTTCTATCTTAGGGATTGATAAATCAGATGAAGCGTTAGATCATGTTAAAAATAAAATTGAAGAATTAAAATTTTTTAAAGCTAGAGTCGAAAAAATCAATATTAGAGATTATGTTATTGAGCAAGATGAATTTGATGTCATAATTTGTCAAAATGTTTTAAATTTTTTTAATAAAGACGAGGCCATCAATTTAATTAAAGATATTAAAACTAAACTTAAAGTTGGTGGCTATATTTTGCTGCAGGTTTTTACAACTGATGATCCAAGTTTTAAAAATGAAAAGAAATTTGCTTGTTATTTTGAGCCAAAAGAATTATCTAGAATGTTCAATGGTTTTGATATTATATTTTGCTTTGAAGGCACGCTTGATGACAAGGCGCATAAAGGTTTTGAAATGCCGCATCAACACGGTTTAGCAAAAATAGTTGTGCAGAAAATATAG
- a CDS encoding cupredoxin domain-containing protein, producing the protein MDSKKNNILIVVVAVLAIVFVGFSIMRLNNDRRSGDASSIANRWGEDKGGQSGEQAKSDMPAKGNGMQAVVPAELTADQLVQLKAGVADHKAAELTFNITGGSFYYTPNEIKVKQGDKVKFVFTNSGGMHNLILEAYNVKTKDLKTGESETIEFTASKKGTFEFYCSIGNGYHRQKGQIGVLLVE; encoded by the coding sequence ATGGATAGCAAGAAAAACAACATTTTAATTGTTGTGGTTGCTGTTCTAGCGATTGTTTTTGTGGGCTTTTCAATAATGCGCCTCAACAACGATCGTAGATCAGGTGATGCTTCATCTATTGCTAATAGATGGGGAGAAGACAAGGGCGGCCAGTCTGGCGAGCAAGCAAAGTCAGACATGCCAGCTAAAGGCAATGGTATGCAAGCCGTTGTACCAGCTGAGTTAACTGCTGATCAATTGGTTCAGTTAAAAGCTGGAGTTGCTGATCATAAAGCAGCTGAGCTAACCTTTAATATCACTGGTGGTAGTTTTTATTACACGCCAAATGAAATTAAAGTTAAGCAAGGTGATAAAGTTAAGTTTGTTTTCACTAACTCAGGTGGAATGCACAACTTAATTTTGGAAGCTTACAATGTTAAGACTAAGGACCTTAAGACCGGTGAAAGTGAAACTATTGAATTTACAGCTAGTAAAAAAGGCACCTTTGAGTTCTATTGCAGTATCGGTAATGGTTACCATCGCCAAAAAGGTCAGATTGGTGTTTTGTTAGTTGAATAG
- a CDS encoding ATP-binding protein, with translation MKIRNKINFSFIAVFIFTAALICLVADLYSSSVIKNNIYSYLHASGRARAEHIRTFIQDQENTSVILAAASVYRDFLKEPTTTSQYKAIKNKIDKRLVRTKEADSNIYEVFIMDNSGKIVASSDKAQEGSIDASADYFTNGKTGVYFKDVYFSNILKIFSYTISAPVLDDNGALLGVSILRYLPSDFFSIFKSENGLGNTEENFLINKDKFFITPSRFLGESVILKQKVETTNSAACFDPKEMDYVTKNGYSGFLQTFGSQIVATKDYRNIDVVAVHSYIPETNWCLITKVDQKDILDYRFNLILFLSSIFIVALLVFLFIGILISRKIVKPIKYLQLAVAKVKQGDFNQKVEVKTNDEIEDLAKGFNTMLSAVKQSRSEVDKKVKEQTRDINNKSQELEGQKQAVLNILEDVEKEKSKIELLVNDLEKFKLAVENASDQVVITDIDGIVLYGNKMVEKITGYTVAESIGKKAGSLWHLPMTEAYYKKFWDIIKNKKQNFNGEIKNRRKNGEEYIAAISVSPVLDKAGQILFFVGLERDITQQKEIDQEKTEFVSLASHQLKTPVGSISWNLEMLQNGDYGPLSSEQKEIVAEMYGMNQRMNELINSLLNVSRIEMGVFVIDPTPVKFTEVCEDVLDEMKPRIIAKGHEIVKKYSKDLPIVPADKNLLRIIFQNFISNAIKYTPEKGKIKIAIEKKANDIVISVCNNGAGVPEKDKTKIFSKLFRASNAQDIDPDGNGIGLYLVKKIVENGGGKIWFESVKDKETTFYVSFPLSGMVKKEGTKALS, from the coding sequence ATGAAAATTAGAAATAAAATAAATTTTAGCTTCATAGCCGTTTTTATCTTTACTGCGGCGTTGATCTGTCTGGTGGCCGATTTGTATTCTAGTAGTGTTATTAAGAACAATATTTATTCTTATCTTCATGCTAGCGGTCGAGCTAGAGCAGAACATATTAGAACATTTATTCAAGACCAAGAAAATACTTCGGTTATTTTAGCGGCCGCTTCGGTCTATAGAGATTTTTTAAAAGAGCCAACTACCACTAGTCAATATAAGGCTATAAAAAATAAAATAGATAAGCGTTTAGTTAGAACCAAGGAAGCTGATTCTAACATATACGAAGTTTTTATAATGGATAATAGCGGTAAGATAGTGGCTTCATCTGACAAAGCTCAAGAAGGTTCTATTGATGCCTCGGCAGATTATTTTACTAACGGGAAGACCGGTGTTTATTTTAAAGATGTTTATTTTTCCAACATTCTTAAGATATTTTCTTATACAATTTCTGCTCCAGTACTGGATGATAATGGTGCTTTACTTGGTGTTTCTATTTTAAGATATTTACCATCTGATTTTTTTTCTATATTTAAAAGTGAAAATGGCTTAGGTAATACAGAAGAAAACTTTTTAATTAATAAAGATAAATTTTTTATTACGCCTTCTCGATTTTTAGGCGAGAGTGTTATTCTAAAACAGAAAGTTGAGACAACTAATAGTGCGGCTTGTTTTGATCCAAAAGAAATGGATTACGTAACTAAAAATGGTTATTCAGGGTTTTTGCAAACCTTTGGTTCTCAGATAGTTGCTACTAAAGATTATCGTAACATTGATGTAGTGGCTGTTCATTCTTATATACCAGAAACTAATTGGTGCCTTATTACCAAAGTAGATCAAAAAGATATTTTAGATTACAGATTCAACTTAATTTTATTTTTATCCTCTATTTTTATTGTTGCCTTATTGGTGTTTTTATTTATTGGTATTTTAATCTCAAGAAAGATTGTTAAACCAATAAAGTATTTGCAGCTTGCAGTTGCTAAAGTTAAGCAAGGTGATTTTAATCAAAAAGTAGAAGTTAAAACCAATGATGAGATCGAAGATTTGGCTAAAGGTTTTAATACAATGTTGTCAGCCGTTAAGCAATCTAGGTCTGAGGTTGATAAGAAGGTTAAAGAACAAACCAGAGACATAAATAATAAATCTCAAGAGTTAGAAGGTCAGAAACAAGCTGTTTTAAATATTTTAGAAGATGTTGAAAAAGAAAAATCAAAAATTGAATTATTGGTTAATGATTTGGAAAAGTTTAAATTGGCTGTTGAAAATGCTTCTGACCAAGTGGTTATTACTGATATTGATGGCATTGTTTTGTATGGCAATAAAATGGTTGAAAAAATAACTGGCTATACTGTGGCTGAATCTATTGGTAAAAAAGCTGGTTCTTTGTGGCATCTACCAATGACTGAGGCTTATTATAAAAAGTTTTGGGATATTATAAAAAATAAAAAACAGAATTTTAATGGAGAAATAAAGAATCGTCGTAAAAATGGTGAAGAGTATATTGCGGCTATTAGTGTTTCACCAGTTTTAGATAAGGCAGGACAAATTTTGTTTTTTGTTGGCCTAGAGCGTGATATTACGCAGCAAAAGGAAATTGATCAAGAAAAAACTGAGTTTGTTTCCCTAGCTTCACATCAATTAAAAACTCCGGTTGGTTCTATTTCTTGGAATCTTGAAATGTTACAAAATGGTGACTATGGCCCATTGTCTAGTGAACAAAAAGAAATTGTAGCAGAAATGTATGGTATGAACCAGAGAATGAACGAGCTTATTAATAGTTTGTTGAATGTTTCTCGTATTGAAATGGGTGTGTTTGTAATTGATCCTACGCCGGTTAAATTTACTGAAGTTTGCGAAGATGTTTTGGATGAAATGAAGCCAAGAATAATTGCCAAGGGTCATGAGATCGTAAAAAAATATTCTAAAGATTTGCCAATCGTGCCGGCTGATAAAAACTTGTTGCGTATTATTTTCCAAAATTTTATTTCTAATGCTATAAAATATACACCTGAAAAAGGTAAGATTAAAATTGCTATCGAGAAGAAAGCTAATGATATTGTTATTAGTGTATGTAACAACGGCGCCGGAGTGCCAGAAAAAGATAAGACTAAGATATTTTCTAAACTCTTTAGGGCTAGTAATGCTCAAGATATAGATCCTGATGGTAATGGTATTGGTTTGTATCTGGTTAAAAAAATTGTTGAGAATGGTGGCGGAAAAATTTGGTTTGAATCCGTTAAAGACAAAGAAACTACTTTCTATGTTTCTTTCCCTTTGTCAGGTATGGTTAAAAAAGAGGGGACTAAGGCCTTGTCATAA
- a CDS encoding hemerythrin domain-containing protein, whose amino-acid sequence MENLENIVPTMIGQHRVLQKDLGAALELVTSEASDIKNIINNLEKFSIDLPEHLQLENGVFYPNLISKMKERNIDTAKTEDFINQMKEIGVVIMAFLDKYKAETDIESQLEVFKEELASVVSALNLRVESEESGVYGYWEIYQ is encoded by the coding sequence ATGGAAAATTTAGAAAATATTGTCCCAACCATGATTGGTCAACATAGGGTTTTACAAAAAGATCTTGGAGCTGCCTTAGAATTAGTAACCAGTGAGGCTTCTGATATCAAGAATATTATTAATAATTTAGAAAAATTTTCAATTGATTTACCAGAACATCTACAATTAGAAAACGGAGTATTTTATCCTAATCTAATAAGCAAAATGAAAGAAAGAAATATCGATACAGCCAAGACAGAGGACTTTATTAACCAAATGAAAGAAATTGGTGTAGTAATAATGGCTTTTTTAGATAAGTATAAAGCTGAGACTGATATTGAGAGCCAGCTTGAGGTTTTTAAAGAAGAGTTAGCTAGTGTTGTTTCTGCTTTAAATTTACGAGTTGAGTCAGAAGAATCTGGCGTTTACGGGTATTGGGAAATATATCAATAA
- a CDS encoding cache domain-containing protein, producing the protein MFKDLKLKKKILGSILLSAIVLALLVSAVVYFYLNSVLVNEKIKDTNRLSIEQVHESVQIFEKNQNFSKILSSSAAVKNYLLKPSEEKRLELLNILSDYAKEDNKYLSLYLLDKNGVALVSTDKSFVGQDYSFRDYYKEGIKGVPEVDLLLGKTSKQLGYYFSYPVFDDLSNILGVFVVKISGEEIDTSIVDSQAAQQGSLMLVDEYGIVIASNRPDRFLKSLGKLTPEESLTLKDSKKFLDKEISSLQYDPVQEFIRKETPVQGFKIDDKQDGETEIVNINKLGQYPFYLVTENGMETISATVLNILAILLALIILAIAINALMIYRLIIFSISPLWKLKSFATDISAGDFSKKIDIKSKDIFGDLATAFNSMADNLEKKFKEKTKKLEQSEAVSKKALVESEKLNKLMVGRELEMVKLKKEIIELRNNK; encoded by the coding sequence ATGTTCAAAGATTTAAAGTTAAAGAAAAAAATACTAGGTTCAATTTTATTATCAGCCATTGTTTTAGCTCTTTTAGTATCAGCTGTAGTTTATTTTTATTTAAATAGTGTTTTGGTTAATGAAAAAATAAAGGACACTAATCGACTTAGCATAGAGCAGGTGCATGAGAGCGTACAAATATTTGAAAAAAATCAAAACTTTTCTAAAATTCTTAGTAGCAGCGCGGCAGTAAAAAATTATCTTCTAAAGCCAAGCGAAGAAAAAAGACTTGAGTTATTAAATATTCTTTCTGATTATGCCAAGGAAGACAATAAGTATTTATCACTTTATCTTTTAGATAAAAATGGTGTTGCCTTAGTTTCAACCGATAAAAGTTTTGTTGGTCAAGATTATAGTTTTCGTGATTACTATAAAGAGGGTATTAAGGGCGTGCCGGAAGTTGATTTACTTTTAGGTAAAACCAGTAAGCAACTTGGTTATTATTTTTCTTATCCAGTTTTTGACGATCTTAGTAATATTTTAGGAGTTTTTGTTGTAAAAATTAGTGGCGAAGAAATTGATACCTCGATTGTTGATAGTCAAGCCGCTCAACAGGGTTCACTAATGCTAGTTGATGAATATGGTATTGTTATTGCTTCAAATAGACCAGATAGGTTTTTAAAGAGTCTAGGCAAACTTACTCCTGAAGAAAGTTTAACGCTTAAAGATTCTAAAAAATTCCTTGATAAAGAAATTTCATCATTGCAATATGATCCAGTTCAGGAATTTATTAGGAAAGAAACCCCTGTACAAGGCTTTAAGATAGATGATAAACAGGACGGAGAAACCGAAATTGTTAATATTAATAAATTAGGCCAATACCCTTTTTATTTAGTGACAGAAAATGGCATGGAAACAATTAGTGCTACAGTATTAAATATTTTAGCCATCCTGTTGGCTTTAATTATTTTAGCTATAGCTATAAACGCCTTAATGATCTATAGGTTAATTATATTTTCTATTTCTCCTTTATGGAAACTAAAATCATTTGCTACGGATATCTCAGCCGGGGATTTTTCTAAAAAAATAGATATAAAATCAAAAGATATTTTCGGTGATTTAGCCACAGCCTTTAACTCAATGGCAGATAATCTAGAAAAAAAGTTTAAGGAAAAAACTAAAAAACTAGAACAATCCGAAGCTGTTTCTAAGAAAGCTTTAGTTGAATCAGAAAAATTAAATAAATTAATGGTTGGTCGAGAACTGGAAATGGTTAAGTTAAAAAAAGAAATTATAGAGCTTAGAAATAACAAATAG
- a CDS encoding NUDIX domain-containing protein: MKPGQTEVKAMCLIIRNNQDILVGMGFDDIRNQAFGRIVGGGVEFQEKTEDAVRREIREEFNSDLENLSFIEVIVNSFTHKGEQGHQITFLYKGDLVDKSLYQKEKIHVIDTTNFEATWLPIKDILSGKIRLYPEFNLEAVLYD; the protein is encoded by the coding sequence ATGAAACCAGGACAAACCGAAGTAAAAGCCATGTGTCTTATTATTAGAAATAATCAAGATATTTTAGTTGGCATGGGTTTTGATGATATTAGAAACCAGGCTTTTGGCAGAATCGTCGGTGGAGGAGTTGAATTTCAGGAAAAGACCGAGGATGCCGTACGGAGAGAAATCAGAGAAGAGTTTAATAGTGATTTAGAAAACTTGTCGTTTATTGAAGTAATAGTAAATTCATTTACTCACAAAGGAGAGCAAGGACATCAGATTACTTTTTTATACAAAGGCGATTTGGTTGATAAGAGTTTGTATCAAAAAGAAAAAATACATGTAATTGATACAACTAATTTTGAAGCGACCTGGCTGCCTATCAAAGATATTTTGTCTGGTAAGATTAGATTGTATCCCGAATTTAATTTAGAAGCCGTTCTATATGATTAA